One stretch of Microplitis mediator isolate UGA2020A chromosome 9, iyMicMedi2.1, whole genome shotgun sequence DNA includes these proteins:
- the LOC130675106 gene encoding uncharacterized protein LOC130675106 has protein sequence MNILAAGVLTLFLRFNSKVTALGCWASIGGGKAEGSVSGDLPDAGGQVGGDVSGGISGNIQLPENILTECGVGSADASADADASTSGVEGSTEVNVDVNLPSCDCVRKFDVEGSAEAEDSASGGGVEGSAGDSVSGSASLAMPGVNCVEKDTPDEETDSGYSYTVDMIRDALFCGKNDFITAWQVANVDSPTKYLQTMNADNSLKIIEINITVGKTTVYEVKKGDKMATVCDDSYPEKSVEANIYEILKLSIMDGKGCPVEKGDDYTIPHSMKSVTLSFDKPIPCGNYTLNIIIDTPKGDWALEIYYEWTIEKGATECADEAEQLD, from the exons ATGAATATTTTAGCAGCTGGTGTTTTAACATTGTTCCTAAGATTTAATTCAAAG gTCACTGCCCTTGGATGTTGGGCATCTATTGGTGGTGGAAAAGCAGAAGGTAGTGTTTCTGGAGATCTTCCAGATGCTGGTGGGCAAGTAGGAGGTGATGTTTCAGGTGGAATTTCAGGAAATATCCAACTGCCAGAGAATATTTTAACAGAATGTGGTGTTGGTAGTGCTGACGCTAGTGCTGACGCTGATGCATCAACTTCTGGAGTAGAAGGAAGTACAGAAGTAAATGTAGATGTAAATTTACCATCGTGTGACTGTGTCAGAAAATTCGATGTCGAAGGTTCTGCAGAGGCTGAAGATTCTGCTAGTGGCGGTGGAGTAGAGGGTAGTGCAGGTGATAGCGTCAGTGGAAGTGCTTCACTTGCc atGCCAGGAGTTAATTGCGTCGAAAAAGATACTCCTGATGAGGAAACAGACTCTGGATATTCTTACACAGTAGATATGATAAGAGATGCTTTATTCTGCGGAAAGAATGATTTTATCACTGCATGGCAAGTTGCAAACGTCGATTCACCCACTAAATATCTTCAAACAATGAATGCAGATAATTCACTTAAAAta ATCGAAATCAATATTACAGTAGGTAAAACTACAGTTTATGAGGTAAAAAAAGGTGATAAAATGGCAACTGTATGCGATGATTCATATCCCGAAAAATCTGTTGAAGCTAATATTTACGAAATCCTGAAATTATCTATCATGGATGGTAAAGGATGTCCTGTAGAAAaa GGCGATGATTACACTATTCCTCATAGTATGAAGTCCGTAACTCTTTCATTCGATAAACCAATACCGTGTGGTAATTacacattaaatataattattgatacacCTAAAGGTGATTGGGCACTGGAGATTTATTACGAGTGGACGATTGAAAAAGGTGCAACTGAGTGTGCAGATGAAGCTGAGCAACTTGATTAG
- the LOC130675110 gene encoding uncharacterized protein LOC130675110, with translation MKTLTKIAIVEIYLLSAQLSTLISTDGRNAKGGQSSSGIIPGVNGMETDTSKDETDQGYKYIVDIERTDITTPANPYLYAHYNKDNDSYLLYRKTMETGNDLQIYSALIYTNGKLVYQSRFGVKMNPVCDHSYPEGSTEANVWKVINLLIMDGQDCPIPEGINYTLPIKMSSVELTFNEAIPCGDYSLNLAFDTPQDKFAVGADLAFKIEKGSTECTDETHKL, from the exons ATGAAAACTTTGACAAAAATCGCAATAGTAGAG ATTTATCTATTGAGTGCACAACTGAGTACTCTCATTTCTACAGATGGTCGTAATGCAAAGGGTGGCCAATCTAGTTCGGGTATT ATCCCAGGGGTTAATGGCATGGAAACAGATACTTCCAAAGATGAAACAGACCAAGGATACAAGTATATTGTAGACATTGAACGAACTGATATAACCACGCCGGCTAACCCTTATTTATATGCACATTACAATAAAGATAACGATTCATATTTGTTATATCGTAAAACAATGGAGACAGGAAATGATCTccaaata TACTCAGCCTTGATCTACACGAATGGTAAGCTTGTTTACCAATCAAGATTCGGTGTGAAAATGAATCCTGTGTGCGATCATTCATATCCCGAGGGGTCTACTGAAGCCAATGTTTggaaagttataaatttgCTTATTATGGACGGTCAAGACTGCCCAATACCagaa GGGATAAATTATACTCTTCCTATTAAGATGTCATCAGTAGAACTCACGTTCAATGAAGCAATACCATGTGGTGATTATTCGTTAAATCTCGCTTTCGATACACCGCAGGATAAATTTGCAGTGGGGGCTGATCTTgcattcaaaattgaaaaaggCTCAACTGAGTGTACAGATGAGACTcataaactttaa